The sequence CTTTCCAAACAACCGTTATGAATTGCTCTCTAAAATTCTCGGTACAACAAAAAAATTATCTTCTCGCTCAGGAGCCAAGGCTAGGATCGATTCCGGGTTGGTTTGCACAACAGAATCTTGACGAAACACATTGCTTAAACCGTGGCACGCATCATCATAATCAAACGGCACTTCTTTTACACGCGCTGCATAACTCAAAACACTATCCAATTGCGCCAACAGGGGCTCAATTTCATCGTCATGAATATCCAATTGAGAAATACGAGCTAATTTAAGCAACTCATCTTTTGTAATTTTTGCCACGATCATCCTTTACAAGAATCAAGATTTTTTCCAATCATTCCCACGAAAACGATTAACATATATAAAACTCATTAATGCATTACCTGTATAATACGAGCCAAATATTAAAATAATTTTTACCGCTGGGTCATCAATAGCAAGCTGAGACATTACATAAGATACCGGAAAAAAATAGCAACTGAGCACAAGAAAACGCACCCACATTACGACCTTAACATTGGCAAGACCACGTAATGCACCAGAAAGAATTATCTGCAACACATCAAAAAACACAAGAAACCCTAATACAGGAAACACTTGTGCCGCCACATGCGTAAACTCACTGCGAGTATCAAAAAATTTCACAATAAATGTTGTGTAGCATGAAAAAAGGATAATAATAGTAAACACCATTATCGTAGCCAAAAACAGTATTTTTTTGATATTGCTTTTAACGCCATCCCAGTTTTTAGCACCTAAATCGTTACTGACTAAAAATGTAATAACCTGAGCAAATGCAACTGCGGGTAACAAAGCCACACGCTCAAGATCTTTTATAATACAAAAAGAGGCAACGCCACATGCCCCCAATGATTTTATCAAACGTAATAACCAAACTAAAGCAATAGCCATCATCGCTTTATCAATAATTACCGGAATAGACAGCTTAATTAACTCTTTCCAATAAGAGACATCTGACAATCCAGAAAAAAGCTCAATACTATATTTTCTATATTTTTTACCACAAAAC comes from Candidatus Babeliales bacterium and encodes:
- the gatC gene encoding Asp-tRNA(Asn)/Glu-tRNA(Gln) amidotransferase subunit GatC; the encoded protein is MAKITKDELLKLARISQLDIHDDEIEPLLAQLDSVLSYAARVKEVPFDYDDACHGLSNVFRQDSVVQTNPESILALAPEREDNFFVVPRILESNS
- a CDS encoding MATE family efflux transporter; translation: MKKGLMASYLDGIVDFTHGESYGRIMRYFLPEFVTALLLYSLPIWVDAYFISRLQSTSLYSTLGATNNLLHLILKIAEGVSVGTIILAGRHNGAGDFKAAGRTIRDAFWVTILLGVSFSSMLYFGAHYIYSWYVPAELVDTGAAFLQLRAFGVFFMFVFFAFIGFLRGLKDARTPMCLYVVGSITFLLFDYLLIFGNYGFPEMGLYGSALASIIQYGLMLLLAMVIVFCGKKYRKYSIELFSGLSDVSYWKELIKLSIPVIIDKAMMAIALVWLLRLIKSLGACGVASFCIIKDLERVALLPAVAFAQVITFLVSNDLGAKNWDGVKSNIKKILFLATIMVFTIIILFSCYTTFIVKFFDTRSEFTHVAAQVFPVLGFLVFFDVLQIILSGALRGLANVKVVMWVRFLVLSCYFFPVSYVMSQLAIDDPAVKIILIFGSYYTGNALMSFIYVNRFRGNDWKKS